The DNA region TATAATTGATTTGCGGTACCGACTTCATCTGCATTTATTATATACTGAAAAGCGGCTGTTATCAATCATGAATTATTATATCCGCTAAAAACATACCACTTTGATGCAGTATCTTTTTAGCGGTTATAGTATAACTACTGATAAAGAAACAACGTGGCAAAGCCACGTTTACAATAGCACACCGCAAGGCGTACCGCTTCTGTGGCAATGACTGTACACAAATATCTAAATACTATCAGATCATATGTAACTATTATCTTTTTTATTAATAGCATCTGCTTATACAGATTTATTCTCGAGCGCGCTTACTGTATTTAGCAATTCTAAATATAATCTGTGTTCTAATGTTTAAACCCTTCGTTGACGTTTCACCCATTCAATGTTATAATCTAAGTGTATGGTAAAGTTAAATTCGGATTATGGACAACGTTTTAAACATATAAATGAAACAATGTTCATAACCAGGGAGGAACGTCTGATGAGACATTATAAAAAGAGAGCGGCAGCGATAATACTCCAACCGAAAAGCTCTGATGCCTTTGTTGTGTACTGAAAAGCATATCAGCATATTCAACCCACGTATTTACGCGAGATGAATATGCTGATTCTATTGTATTCAGGACTTTTAAAGTTCATTCTTTCTGTTCATGAACGCAGTATCTCTTTCAGCACCAGCAGATCCTGAACATCTGTCACGCCGTCTTTGTTCAGATCAGCTGCTCTGGGTTCAGCGGGCACTGTCTTTCCGAGGATAATGTCTGCAAGTGTGACGAAATCAGCAGTGTTTACTGCTTCGTCCTCATTTACGTCGCCTTTTATTCTTTTATCGCCGTGAATCTTAATGTATCCGTTGTACATTCCCTTTGTAAATACGAAAGCCATCTGAAGATTTCCGGCAGTGTCATTGGCTGAATTCATAAATGTATCGCCAACTACACCGTCATCGACATACGAAAAACCAATCGGGTAAACTTCGCCGCGGTCTGCATTTTCCGGAACGATAAAATCTATGGTAAACAGACTGCCTCTGTCTATTACCACATCTTTGTCGGAATATGCGTAAAACGCGATTTCACCGTCTTTCACGAGTGCTGATCCTGTTGTAAAATCAGTAACCGCTTTTCCGGGTGTAACAACTTCACCTTTTGAATTATTCTTTATTTTCAGTCTGGTATCGTAGAACATATGAAACTTCATCATGCTTACCGGTTCTGTCGGACCGACAAGGCTTATATATATCCTCTGAACTTTACCCGGAGCATCTTTGAGATCCAGTCCGATCTTATCAGCAAAGATCATGATCCATCCTTCAAAATCCCGGGGATCAACGGCAGAACATTTCCAGTCCGCCGGCTGAACCCAGCTGTGCCGGTCATACGGAACTTCCATGTCATCCTGTCTGTTGCACGGATTTTCCGAGCCTTCATAGGCAGCAGAGATATGTTCAGCAGGCACGCTGAACGGACTGAATACAGCGCAGCAGGCAAGAACGCATGACATAAATGCTGCAGTGATTTTATTTATACTCATGATTTTATATTCCTTTCTGTCACAGTTAAGGGCATAAAAAGAAACACTGATCAAGTCAGTTTATTACTACGGATGTTTAAAAATCCCCAACGAACACTGAACAGATCAGCGAAAAATAAATCACTTAATACGTTGCAGCTATATCTTTTTCCACTTCATCATCAGTTGAAATGACCTGTTTACGATTTTTCACACCGGCAAGCATTTCAAGATTTCTGATCCTGCGTTCTGTAAGTTCAGCGATTGCATGAATACGTCTTTCCTCCAGATAATCCTTTGCTTTTTCATCTGACAGTATATCGGTGATCATTTTTCGAACATCTGAAAGAGCAGAAAAATCGATCCAGTCAAACGACGAAACAAGCTTCAGCTGTTCTTCATGATGCTTCTTAAACGGCTTGCATACCACTTCAGAATCATCTCTCATCATCGGAATGCTCTTGTCATATCCGAGTGAAGAACCGCTGTCGTATACCGGTGCCATACCGATCCATTCAAGTGTCTCTGCGTTACGTACCGCACCGAAATTATTGAGATGCCTGTCCTCATTTGCGATAATATAATCGAGTACGATCATCCGGTCAAGAAACGCTCTTACTCCCGGAATGCCAAGCGTTTCCGCACAGTCGATAAAATGCTGGTAAAGAGATTTATTATTCGGCTGCTTCTGTGTCTGAATGATACGCCACGCAGGAACGAGTTCCGAGCTACCGCTCACAAAATCCTCGCACACGCTGTACGGAGCACCTTTATTCCAGATAACCCGGTACGGCACATGAGGAATTTCAAGTCTTTTCATGATCTCAGATGCTATCACTTCATTAAGCGGCTGCTGACGATACGGATTGGAACCGCCTTTGACCAGACATCGTTTTTCGTTTATGATTTTCCAGCGTTTTTTCAGATTTCCGTCAGATGTGTTATCCGGAGATGAAAAATCAAGCGGATCTGCTTTCCTGCCGGCACCGAACAGAACATCACCAATATCATCGGAAAAATCATTATCAAAGAAGTTTATCTTTTCCCAGGTAAGTCCTGAGTTTTCCGGACAGATCCAGTACTGATCTGACAGACTGAGTCCGAAACAGCGTATCAGAAGTTCCCTTGTATCTTCTATCTGAAGCGTTTCCATCGCTTCACGCACACCGGAGCGGCTCGACGGGATAGAGCGGTCCATCCACCACTCATTCAGTGCAGCCCGGTCGGCAATGCCTTTTTTTCACGCCAACACCTACTGGAAGATGCTCAGGCGCAAACACATCCCCTATTTTCAGAATAAAACCGATATCTTCATCAAGACTGAGTTCCGCAACCGCCGTGCATCTGTGCATAAGCGTAAACTTCAGTATTCCGTCCGGCAATGTGGCTGCTGATCTATTTGTTTCAGGCATAGTGTTCACTCCTCTCCAGCCAGCGTGTTCATAATGCAGTCAAACTATTACTTACAATTATACCTTGTTTTATTCGTTTCGTCAAATGTCTGTTTCCCTTGAAAAATCGACTGATAAGTGCTATACTAAAAGTATACACATATAAAATAGTGCCGGGGTTTACAGCACATTTACAGGCAGCTTAGCTGCATCGGAATAAAATGATTGTTTATAGTGAACGTAATTTTTCACTGTAAAAATTGATATACAGGGGATCAGTTATGGGGTACATTTTAGATTTAATAAAAGAATATCAGATGAATATAATGCTCGTCCTCAGCAGTATATGCGGGATGCTTGCATTTTTCGTCCTTATAACTAAAACACTTACAAAACGAAGAAAATGGATAATGCTTGCGCTTGAGCTGGCTTCCATGCTTCTTCTTGTTTTTGACAGGTTTGCATACTACTATCGCGGCAATACTGATGTCGTCGGATACTGGATGGTCAGGATAAGCAATTTTTTGGTATTTATGTTTACTCTTGCTATACCGCTGATCTTTACGCTCTATCTTATAGATATTCTCGTAAGCGACGATAAATATGACAAACCACCATTACGACTGCGGCATTCGTGTTATATCGCCGTGATAGGATTGTCACTTCTTATCATCTCGCAGTTTACAGGATTTTACTATACTTTCGATGAATTAAACTGCTATCAGAGAGCAGACGGATTTATAATTTCATATATCTTTCCGTTAGCCATTCTGCTTATCGACCTTTCAGTTGTAATCGACAATTACAGACGGCTTGGCAGATTTCTTGGCCTGTCTCTCCTGCTCTTTTCGATTGTTCCGACCAGTGCAGCTGTTCTTCAGATATTCGTTTACGGCATATCATTTACCAATATATCCCTTGTCGGAATGGCCATGATCACATATATCATGTCACTTATCGACACGAACGATATGCTTGAACAGGCAAGTATGCGTGAAATAGAGCTTGAACGTGAGGAACGCAGAAACATGAAGCTGCTTTTCGAACAGACGGCTTCAGCACTTGCAAATGCGATCGATGCAAAGGATAAGTACACTCACGGACATTCACGCCGCGTAGCGAAATATTCCCAGAAAATAGCGCATTATGCCGGTAAAACCGATAAAGAGTGTGAGGAGATCTATTTTGCCGCTCTGCTTCATGACGTAGGCAAAATAGGTATTCAGGACAGCATAATCAACAAGGAAGGAAAACTCACTGACGAGGAATATGCTATCATCAAATCTCACCCGGTCATTGGAAAACAGATACTTTCCAGTATTAGTCAGTCGCCTTATCTGTCATTGGGTGCTAATTATCATCACGAAAGATATGACGGTAACGGCTATCCTGAAGGACTTAAGGGAGAAGATATTCCTGATCTCGCCAGAATAATCGCCGTCGCAGATGCCTACGACGCAATGACATCCAAACGAAGCTACCGCGATCCTATACCTCAGCAGATAGTACGTGAGGAATTTGTAAAGGGTATCGGAACACAGTTTGATCCGGTTTACGCAAAGATAATGATACATTTCATCGATCTTGACTCGGAATACCAGATGAAGGAACGTGAAGATCCTTATGAACTTGAAGGTGACACTTCCCTTGTATGCAGCAGTTACCGTTCATCTTCATCGGCAGGAATACTGCTTACAAACACATTCACACATATTCGCCTTACTACAAAGATGAATGACGGTTTTAAGGAAGACATTTTTATTCCTACATTCATCATTTTTGATTCCATCGATGCACGTGTATATGAAGACGAAAATAAACGCCGCGATCTGTTTTATCTTGAATATGCAACCATCCGTGCTGACGGTGTAATAGAGGTATCAGAAGCCAGAAACGTAAAGTCTGAAACAAAAGATATAAAATCCGCCGCTGAAGAATCGAAAGCGTTCATCCACGATGAAGTAACGATCGAACTCGATGCAGTACGTTTCAAAGATCATGCACTTATCCGCATGACAGACGGCTTCCGTTCGCATGAGATAATTCTCGCTCTTCAGGACAGCACAAGATTTGCATATATCTCAGTTACAGGCGAGCACTGCACAATAACAGACGTTGACGTAAACAAAACTGATGAGGAGATCAGTGAAGGCTTTATTCCGCGTATTGCTGAAGAGATAAGCTACATAAACGTTCCTGCCGGAGATATTCCGAATGTTCAGGTAGACGGATGGCGCGCCGCCTCTTCACAAGGAATAAAAGTTACTGACGGTATGAAGATAAGTTTCCACACCATGAGCCTTCCGACCGCCAGACTGGTATGGCACTGCGCTTTCGCCTTTCTGTTCACTTCAGATGACGGTAAACCTGACGGTGAGAATTACCGTGAACTAACTGTTCTGCGACTTGACGGTGAAGGCTGGGAAGAAGACGAACTTGCTGATAATCAGGTTTCTGTTACAAAGCTTGATTCATTTACAAACTGGAACGACTGGAAAACGAAAAACAAATCCGGCCTTGACTGTGAACTTACGTACCACAAAGAAAAGGGTAAGGTTATTATCACAACGGAATACTGCGGTCTTTCGATACGTTCTGTAACGACATATGAAGAAACTGTCCCGGAAGTATACACTGCGCTGACAGGTGATCAGTGCGCGATCACCAATATACGTATAAAAAGATAAAGATATTCATTAAAACGCTGATCAGGGCACATTTCATCCCTGATCAGCGTATTTGTTTTTTTCAAAAATCATTGACTGTATATCAGAAAAGTGGTATAATAGAACTGTTAATTCAAACATTTGCTTTCATGTTATATTCCCTTCACGGGGAATATGACATATTTTTTGTCAGGACGAGGAAAAACGCACCTGCAGAAGAAGCATACAATCCGCCAGAATTAGTGTAAAGGATAATTCGAATGCAGTTTAAAAAGATTACGATCATCACAGGCGAATACGGATCAGGCAAGACCAATCTTGCTGTAAATCTCGCATATGCAATGAAGGAAAACGGAACGACCGCGATCGTTGACATCGATACAGTCAATCCGTATTTCAGGACTGCTGACTTCAGAGATGAGCTTACTGAAAACGGCATCGATGTGATCACACCTGATTTTGCAAATTCAAATCTTGATCTTCCTGTGCTCAACTTTGACATTGAACGTATCATCCGCTCTCACGATCACACAGTCATCGACGTAGGCGGTTCAGACGCCGGAGCATTCGCTCTTGGCAGATATCAGCATGTCATCGAAAAGTACGCAGGCGACTACGATATACTGTACGTATACAATATGTACCGTACAACAGAGGTTTCGGCTGAGGAAACCGTTACCCTGATGCACGAAATAGAAATGGCCTGCCGTATGAAAGTCACAGGACTTGTAAACAACCCTAATCTCGGAGCAGAAACCACAGCTGCCATCGTTGAGAACGCCTCCGGCTTCTCTGATGACATAGTGAAACTTACCGGACTTCCTGTTAAGTTCAGGTGCATACCTGAAAATCTCGTTCCGTCTGAAGGAGACTTTACAGTAAAAAGAAAAGTAAAACTCATCTGGGAATGATCTGACACTGTTATCCCTGCGGCCGGCTGCCGCCTTCAATATAAGGATAAACCAGAAATATTAAAAGAGTAAAAGAGGCGAAAAGAATGATAACCATAAACTTCGAAAGATGTAAAGGCTGCGGACTCTGCGTTGAAGCATGTCCGAAAAAGATAATCAGACTCTCTGAGGAAAAGCATAACCAGAAGGGATACTATCCTGCAGAATGTACTGACAATTCTAAATGTATTTCCTGCGCACTGTGTGCAATGATGTGCCCTGACTGCGTTATAAAAGTTGAAAAAGGAGAATAATAATGGAAAGAGTTCTTATGAAAGGCAACGAAGCTCTTGCTGAGGCTGCTATCCGTGCAGGCTGCAAATGCTTCTTCGCATATCCTATAACACCTCAGACTGAGGTAGCTGCTTATCTTGCAAAAAACATGAAGAAGAGAAACATCACATTTCTCCAGGCTGAAAGTGAACTTGCTGCTGTAAACATGGTACTCGGAGCAAGCTCAGCAGGTGTCAGAACAATGACATCAAGCTCTTCACCGGGAATCTCCCTCAAGAGTGAAGGTGTTTCATACCTCGCAGGTTCAGACCTTCCTGCTGTTATCGTAAACGTACAGCGTGGCGGCCCGGGTCTCGGAAGCATCCAGCCTTCGCAGTCAGACTACTGGCAGGCTACAAAGGCTCTCGGCCACGGCGACTTCCAGCTCATCGTTTTCGCACCTGCTTCTGTTCAGGAAACAGTTGACATGACTATCAGAGCTTTCGAGGAAGCTGACAGATACCGTATGCCTGTAATGATCCTCACAGACGGCTTTATCGGTCAGATGATGGAACCTGTTACATTCTCCGACGAAGCTCCTAAGCTTGAACCTAAGGAATGGGCTGCATGCGGCCACAAAGGCGGAAGAAAGCACAACATCATCAACTCACTCTTCCTCCAGCCGGATGAACTCGAAGCTTCAGTTAACGCAAGATACGAAAAGTACGAAACGATCAAGAAGAACATCCACGACGCTGAGATCTACAAGTGTGAAGATGCTGACCTCGTTATCACTGCTTTCGGTACAACAGCACGTGTTGCAAAGTCTGCTGTAAACCAGGCAAGAGAAAAAGGCATCAAGGCTGGTCTTTTCAGACCAAAGACACTCTGGCCTTTCCCTGTTGAAGAGATCAACGAAGCATGTAAGAACGCAAAGAAAGTATTAAGCGTTGAAATGTCAAAGGGACAGATGGTTGATGACATCCGTCTTGCTCTCAATTGCAGAATTCCAGTAGAATTCTTCGGCAGAAACGGCGGTAATATCCCGACACCTGCTGAAATTCTCGATCAGATAGTAAAGATATCAGAAAGGGGTCTCTAATATGGCAGTAGTATTTGACAAACCGCACGCACTCTGCGACGTACCTACAACTTACTGTCCTGGATGTACACACGGTATCATCCACAGACTCGTAGCAGAAGTAATGGACGAGCTCGCTATCGAAGGAAAAACTATCGGTATTTTCCCTGTAGGCTGCTCAGTAATGGCATATAAGTTTTTTGAATGTGACATGGTAGGCGCTCCTCACGGAAGAGCTCCGGCTGTTGCAACAGGTATCAAGAGAGCACTTCCTGATTCTGTAGTATTCACATATCAGGGTGACGGAGACCTCGCAGCTATCGGTACATGTGAAACTGTTCACGCTGCTGCAAGAGGCGAAAACATCACTGTTATCTTCGTAAACAACACTATTTACGGTATGACAGGCGGTCAGATGGCTCCTACAACTCTTCCTGGCCAGGTAACACAGACAACTCCTTACGGACGTGAACCGGAGATCCAGGGTTATCCGGTAAAGGTATGCGAAATGCTCGCAACAATCGACGGTACAGCTCTTGCACAGAGAGTTTCAGTTGATACTCCTGCTCACATCCGTGAAGCAAAGAAGGCTATAAAGAAGGCTTTCGAAAACCAGATAAACGGAAAAGGCTTCTCACTTGTTGAAGTACTCTCAACATGTCCTACAAACTGGGGTCTCACTCCTGTTGACGCTCTCCAGAGATTACGTGATGAAATGATCCCGTACTTCCCTCTCGGAGTTTACAAGGACGAAGCAGTATGGAACAAGGAAGAAAAGGCTGACTGAAAGGAGAACTAAAATGCTTACAGAAACCATTATATGCGGATTCGGCGGACAGGGCGTTCTCTTCTCAGGAAAACTCCTTGCAAACGCTGCTCTTATGGAAGGAAAAGAACTTTCATGGCTTCCTTCATACGGTCCGGAAATGCGCGGCGGTACATGTAACTGTTCAGTATGTATCTCAGACGACCCGATCGGTTCGCCGCTCGTTACAGCACCTGACATTGTTATCGCAATGAACGGTCCTTCATTCGACAAGTTCGAACCAATGGTAAAGCCGGGCGGAATCGTATTCGCTGACAGCTCTATCATCGACAGAAAGTCTACACGTGACGATATCACTGTTTACTACATTCCTTCAACAGAAATGGCAAAGGAAAACGGCCTCACAGGTATGGCCAACATCATCATCCTCGGTAAGGTTATCAGAGAATGCTCTGACAGATACTTCGGAATCGACGATAAAAAAATCATTTCAGTTTTCGAAAAGATCATCCCACCGAAAAAGGCTGCTATGATAGAAAAGAACACTAACGCTTTCAAGCTCGGATATGAATACGAGAAGTAATTCGTAATCGGATATAAATGTTACAGCCGTGAAGGTATTTTACCTTCACGGCTGTTTTATGGTGGTGCGCTTTCAGCGCACAATTGAATTGGGCATACCTGAATAGGTATGCCCAACCTTTTATTCGTTTTCAATTTTATTTATTGACATAAACATCCACTCCTTTTGTATCAATCTCATCTATCAGCCATTCACTGTGTATAGTGTTGTAATGTACAACATCAGCATTAACATCCAGAAGACTTCTTATTGGTCTGGATATACTAAAAAATTCTTCATCAGAAAGGATATCCGGAGCATCAACAGCAATATCAAGATCACTACCCATACCGCAGTTACGGGTCACTGCACTTCCGAACACCCGAATACGTTTTATAGCTTCGCAGGAACCGGCAAAATCAATAACTTTCTGAACCTGCTTTTGCATCGACGGAAAAATATGTATCAAAACATCATCACCATCGCAGCGTTTTGGAAAACTGTACATGTCCTTCACTTCCTCTCATTGTTATCTCAGTTTCATTACATGTAAATTGTTAACTATCTATTATTAGTATACTATAGCAAAACTGATTTGGCAATAGAAAGTTTATCATTATACAGGTGGAACTGTTCATCTACGAAATGGTAGTGTGCCTACGGCACACAATTGAATTTGGCATACCCATTCGGGTATGCCAAACCTTTTAAAACTTCCACTCTCAGTAGGAACCACTGCTTTTAAAACTCCCACTCTCAGTAGGGACTACTGCTTTTAGAACTCCCACTCATAGTAGGGACCACTACTTTTAATAAATATCTGGACAATGTTATGTCATTATCTAAAGTATAGACTATTACAAAGGGTTCGTCAAGTTTTTAATGATAAAAAAATCTGTAGCATTGCATACAATCGTATGAAGTGAGATTCGTTCATTATTACAAAATTTATATATTGCACAATTTACTATTTACAAAATAGTTTTAATAAGTTATAATATACATATAAGATATCTTTACAACCCAATAATTTCGTCTATTATTTTATGGGAGGGATTGATTTATGTCATACGCACCAAACAAATGTCCGGTATGTAGTTCTTACGACTGGATAAAAATCTCATCAGATTACAAAGGACTTAGTGCCGGCAAAGCAGTAGTTGGAGGATTACTATTAGGTCCTGTCGGACTAGCCGGAGGATTACTAGGAAAGAAATACGATACATATTACTGTAAAAAATGCGGATTCAAAAATGAGTATCGTGCATAACTCGGTAACTAACATTTTATGTTCTGGAGACTTGTTCAATGAAAAACAAAAATACATGCTGTGATATTATAATTGCAGCACTAATCACACTTTTAATTTCTGGATGTAATTCAGATACTTCAAGTGAAACTAACGACAATGATATTTGTCAGACAGAAGAAATGACTATTGTATCCACAACAGCTGAAACAAAAAAAGGAATCGATTATCAGTCACCAAAATCTGAAAACACTAATAAATCTAAAACAACAACCACATATAAACCAGCGTCATATGACGATAACGATGAACTATCAGAAGGTCAATATTATTGCATGGGCAAAAATGACACTTGTAAAAATAAAACCTATAGTCCAACTGATTTATACTGTCGTTCCTGTGATCCTGATGACAACAATATAGAAGGTGACCAAAGAACCAAAGATGGTTATGTTGGTGATAACAATGGTAATGGAAGTATTGATGATGATGACTGGGAAAAAGAATGGGCTGATTATCTTAACGAAAAACTAAATGATTATTAAAAAGGAAACATATCATGATTACAAATGAAACTAACGATTTAAATCAGCAATCTACAATTACACCGCAAAAGAATTCTGGAGTTAAACTATTTTGTATTGTAGGTATTTTATCTGGAATACTCTCAATCATATTCGGGATAATCACACTAAAGAAAGATGCTGGTTCATATGTATCTTCTCAATCTTACGGTGGTGATGCATACACCGGAATTCAAAATGCCTCTGCTAAAGCAGCAAACAACATTCAGGATCTTGCGGAAATTCTTAAATTTGGATTAGGCGGATTACTAATAGTTTTAGGCATAGCAATCTGTTGCTACTTTTTTATAAAAATAAATCAAAATAACAAATCGTAAAAATTAACCGAGGCTGTTGAAAACGGCCTCGGTTTTCAATTGTGCGCCACAGGCGCACCACCATTTCGTGAACGGACGCTCCCAACTACGCCAAAAACAACAGCCGTGAGGATCATCACTACCCTCACGGCTGTTAAACTATTAGACTTCCTCTTTTACAACTCTTTCATTTACATACATCGTAAATTCCCTGATAGCTTTATGATCCGGCTTTTCAGGCAGCGAAGTGTTGTCGCTTGCATATTCAAGACGTTTTTTGTAGTCCTCAACAAGTTCGAAAAACTCCTCCTTCGGCTGTCTGTTTTCATCAAGATATGCACCGTTTCTGATACTCATGAGCAGATCGTGCTCGGCTTCCCTGTATGTGATGATCTCGCCTTTTTCAAGAATGTCGATGCACATCATGTAAAGTCTCAGAAGATGCATCATGTGTTTTCCAAGCTTGTCATGCGTGACCGCATTCTGATTG from Ruminococcus sp. HUN007 includes:
- a CDS encoding 4Fe-4S binding protein — translated: MITINFERCKGCGLCVEACPKKIIRLSEEKHNQKGYYPAECTDNSKCISCALCAMMCPDCVIKVEKGE
- a CDS encoding nucleotidyltransferase domain-containing protein gives rise to the protein MYSFPKRCDGDDVLIHIFPSMQKQVQKVIDFAGSCEAIKRIRVFGSAVTRNCGMGSDLDIAVDAPDILSDEEFFSISRPIRSLLDVNADVVHYNTIHSEWLIDEIDTKGVDVYVNK
- a CDS encoding dockerin type I domain-containing protein, which codes for MSINKITAAFMSCVLACCAVFSPFSVPAEHISAAYEGSENPCNRQDDMEVPYDRHSWVQPADWKCSAVDPRDFEGWIMIFADKIGLDLKDAPGKVQRIYISLVGPTEPVSMMKFHMFYDTRLKIKNNSKGEVVTPGKAVTDFTTGSALVKDGEIAFYAYSDKDVVIDRGSLFTIDFIVPENADRGEVYPIGFSYVDDGVVGDTFMNSANDTAGNLQMAFVFTKGMYNGYIKIHGDKRIKGDVNEDEAVNTADFVTLADIILGKTVPAEPRAADLNKDGVTDVQDLLVLKEILRS
- a CDS encoding HipA domain-containing protein — protein: MDRSIPSSRSGVREAMETLQIEDTRELLIRCFGLSLSDQYWICPENSGLTWEKINFFDNDFSDDIGDVLFGAGRKADPLDFSSPDNTSDGNLKKRWKIINEKRCLVKGGSNPYRQQPLNEVIASEIMKRLEIPHVPYRVIWNKGAPYSVCEDFVSGSSELVPAWRIIQTQKQPNNKSLYQHFIDCAETLGIPGVRAFLDRMIVLDYIIANEDRHLNNFGAVRNAETLEWIGMAPVYDSGSSLGYDKSIPMMRDDSEVVCKPFKKHHEEQLKLVSSFDWIDFSALSDVRKMITDILSDEKAKDYLEERRIHAIAELTERRIRNLEMLAGVKNRKQVISTDDEVEKDIAATY
- a CDS encoding HD-GYP domain-containing protein, with the translated sequence MGYILDLIKEYQMNIMLVLSSICGMLAFFVLITKTLTKRRKWIMLALELASMLLLVFDRFAYYYRGNTDVVGYWMVRISNFLVFMFTLAIPLIFTLYLIDILVSDDKYDKPPLRLRHSCYIAVIGLSLLIISQFTGFYYTFDELNCYQRADGFIISYIFPLAILLIDLSVVIDNYRRLGRFLGLSLLLFSIVPTSAAVLQIFVYGISFTNISLVGMAMITYIMSLIDTNDMLEQASMREIELEREERRNMKLLFEQTASALANAIDAKDKYTHGHSRRVAKYSQKIAHYAGKTDKECEEIYFAALLHDVGKIGIQDSIINKEGKLTDEEYAIIKSHPVIGKQILSSISQSPYLSLGANYHHERYDGNGYPEGLKGEDIPDLARIIAVADAYDAMTSKRSYRDPIPQQIVREEFVKGIGTQFDPVYAKIMIHFIDLDSEYQMKEREDPYELEGDTSLVCSSYRSSSSAGILLTNTFTHIRLTTKMNDGFKEDIFIPTFIIFDSIDARVYEDENKRRDLFYLEYATIRADGVIEVSEARNVKSETKDIKSAAEESKAFIHDEVTIELDAVRFKDHALIRMTDGFRSHEIILALQDSTRFAYISVTGEHCTITDVDVNKTDEEISEGFIPRIAEEISYINVPAGDIPNVQVDGWRAASSQGIKVTDGMKISFHTMSLPTARLVWHCAFAFLFTSDDGKPDGENYRELTVLRLDGEGWEEDELADNQVSVTKLDSFTNWNDWKTKNKSGLDCELTYHKEKGKVIITTEYCGLSIRSVTTYEETVPEVYTALTGDQCAITNIRIKR
- a CDS encoding thiamine pyrophosphate-dependent enzyme: MAVVFDKPHALCDVPTTYCPGCTHGIIHRLVAEVMDELAIEGKTIGIFPVGCSVMAYKFFECDMVGAPHGRAPAVATGIKRALPDSVVFTYQGDGDLAAIGTCETVHAAARGENITVIFVNNTIYGMTGGQMAPTTLPGQVTQTTPYGREPEIQGYPVKVCEMLATIDGTALAQRVSVDTPAHIREAKKAIKKAFENQINGKGFSLVEVLSTCPTNWGLTPVDALQRLRDEMIPYFPLGVYKDEAVWNKEEKAD
- a CDS encoding 2-oxoacid:acceptor oxidoreductase family protein, yielding MLTETIICGFGGQGVLFSGKLLANAALMEGKELSWLPSYGPEMRGGTCNCSVCISDDPIGSPLVTAPDIVIAMNGPSFDKFEPMVKPGGIVFADSSIIDRKSTRDDITVYYIPSTEMAKENGLTGMANIIILGKVIRECSDRYFGIDDKKIISVFEKIIPPKKAAMIEKNTNAFKLGYEYEK
- a CDS encoding 3-methyl-2-oxobutanoate dehydrogenase subunit VorB, giving the protein MMERVLMKGNEALAEAAIRAGCKCFFAYPITPQTEVAAYLAKNMKKRNITFLQAESELAAVNMVLGASSAGVRTMTSSSSPGISLKSEGVSYLAGSDLPAVIVNVQRGGPGLGSIQPSQSDYWQATKALGHGDFQLIVFAPASVQETVDMTIRAFEEADRYRMPVMILTDGFIGQMMEPVTFSDEAPKLEPKEWAACGHKGGRKHNIINSLFLQPDELEASVNARYEKYETIKKNIHDAEIYKCEDADLVITAFGTTARVAKSAVNQAREKGIKAGLFRPKTLWPFPVEEINEACKNAKKVLSVEMSKGQMVDDIRLALNCRIPVEFFGRNGGNIPTPAEILDQIVKISERGL